The following proteins come from a genomic window of Mobula hypostoma chromosome 15, sMobHyp1.1, whole genome shotgun sequence:
- the wnt7aa gene encoding wingless-type MMTV integration site family, member 7Aa, giving the protein MNRKTRRWLFHIFLCVGIVYLKIGGFSSVVALGANIICSKIPGLAPRQRAICQSRPDAIIVIGEGAQMGINECQFQFRYGRWNCSALGERTVFGKELRVGSREAAFTYAIIAAGVAHAITAACTQGNLSDCGCDKEKQGHYNQEEGWKWGGCSADIRYGIGFSKVFVDAREIKQNARTLMNLHNNEAGRKILGENMKLECKCHGVSGSCTTKTCWTMLPKFRELGYILKEKYNEAVQVEPVRTHRNKRPVFLKIKKPLSYRKPMVTDLVYIEKSPNYCEEDPVTGSVGTQGRMCNKTSSQNNSCDLMCCGRGYNTHQYSRVWQCNCKFHWCCYVKCNTCSERTEVYTCK; this is encoded by the exons ATGAACCGAAAAACCAGGCGCTGGCTCTTTCACATTTTCCTCTGCGTGGGAATCGTGTACCTTAAAATAGG CGGATTTTCATCGGTGGTGGCGCTGGGAGCGAACATTATCTGCAGCAAGATTCCGGGATTGGCGCCCCGTCAGCGGGCGATCTGTCAGAGTCGCCCCGATGCCATCATCGTCATTGGAGAAGGGGCTCAGATGGGGATCAACGAGTGTCAATTCCAATTCCGATATGGTCGCTGGAACTGCTCCGCACTTGGCGAAAGAACCGTCTTTGGCAAGGAGCTCAGAGTGG GAAGCAGAGAAGCAGCCTTCACTTATGCTATTATTGCTGCTGGAGTAGCTCATGCAATCACTGCAGCATGCACCCAGGGGAACCTGAGTGACTGTGGCTGTGATAAAGAAAAGCAGGGTCACTACAATCAGGAAGAAGGCTGGAAATGGGGAGGCTGTTCTGCAGACATCAGATATGGAATAGGATTCTCCAAAGTCTTTGTAGACGCGAGAGAAATCAAACAAAACGCCAGGACGCTTATGAACCTGCACAACAATGAGGCAGGGCGAAAG ATCCTTGGAGAAAATATGAAATTGGAATGCAAATGCCACGGGGTGTCTGGATCTTGCACCACTAAAACATGTTGGACAATGCTTCCCAAGTTCCGAGAACTGGGCTACATCCTGAAAGAGAAGTACAATGAAGCAGTTCAGGTTGAACCAGTAAGGACGCACCGAAACAAGCGGCCTGTCTTCCTGAAGATTAAAAAGCCACTTTCATACCGGAAACCTATGGTTACGGACTTGGTGTATATTGAGAAATCTCCTAACTACTGCGAAGAAGATCCAGTTACTGGAAGTGTTGGCACACAAGGGCGAATGTGTAACAAGACATCTTCGCAAAATAACAGTTGCGACTTGATGTGCTGCGGACGAGGATACAACACTCATCAGTACTCCAGGGTCTGGCAGTGTAATTGCAAGTTCCATTGGTGTTGCTACGTCAAATGCAACACCTGCAGCGAAAGAACAGAAGTGTATACATGTAAATGA